Within Natronobacterium texcoconense, the genomic segment ATTTTATAGCACTATCTGAGGCCGTAACGCTTTTCTGTCGGTTCTGCTGGGTCAGAGTACCCGTGGCCTGGTCGTGGGACGATCGGTGGACCGAACGCAACCCCCTTGTAGCGGCGGTCCGATCGTTGGATCATGAGCGAGCGAACGGCGACAGTCACGCGAGACACTGCCGAGACAGCAATCGAGTGTAGCGTGACGATCGACGGAACTGGCGACGCCGACGTCGAGACCGGGATCGGCTTCTTCGATCACATGCTCGAGTCGTTCGCCAAACACGGGCTGTTCGACCTCGAGATCGACTGCGACGGCGACCTCGAGATCGACGATCACCACACCGTCGAGGACGTCGCGATCGTCCTCGGGGAGGCGATCGACGAGGCCCTGGGCGATCGATCGGGGATCGTCCGCTACGCCGACCGACGAGTGCCGCTGGACGAGGCCGTCGCGAGCGCCGTCGTCGACGTCAGCGGTCGGCCGCGTTTCTACTTCGACGGGGAGTTCTCCCAGGATGCGATCGGCGGGTTCACCAGCGACATGGCACGTCACTTCGGCGAATCGCTTGCGATGAACGCCGGCCTCACGCTACACCTTGAGGTCACTGGCGAGAACGCCCACCACGAGGTCGAGGCGCTGTTCAAGACGCTCGCTCGAACCCTAGATGACGCGACGCGGATCGACGAGCGCCGCGAGGGGACGCCGAGTACGAAAGGAACGCTGTAGTTACGGCTTTCGGAGCTTTCCCCACTTCTGTTCGAACTCCCCGTTTTCGACCGCGTGATCGATGAGCGTCGCGACGGCGTCGCGATCGACGCCGTACGCGTCGGCGACGAACGACTCGGCCTCGCGACGTTTCATCGGGAACTCGCGGCTGTACAGGAGCTGAACGACTTTCCGGTAGGCCCGTGCTGGGTCCCGACTCGAGTCGGCGTTCCCCTCGTTCGTCCCTTCTTCTGTCCCACGATTGGAGCCTTTCCCCTCGTTCGTCCCTGTTTCCGTCCCACGACTGGCGGCACTCTCCCCGTCCGGTTCGGGTTCAGTTTCGTGAACGGCGGCGCTTTCCTCGTCCGTTCTCGGTTTCCGCTCGCTGGCGTCCGCGTTCGCCGTCGCAGTCTCGGCGACAGTCACCCCCTCGTCGTCGGCCG encodes:
- the hisB gene encoding imidazoleglycerol-phosphate dehydratase HisB, with translation MSERTATVTRDTAETAIECSVTIDGTGDADVETGIGFFDHMLESFAKHGLFDLEIDCDGDLEIDDHHTVEDVAIVLGEAIDEALGDRSGIVRYADRRVPLDEAVASAVVDVSGRPRFYFDGEFSQDAIGGFTSDMARHFGESLAMNAGLTLHLEVTGENAHHEVEALFKTLARTLDDATRIDERREGTPSTKGTL